A region from the Triticum urartu cultivar G1812 chromosome 1, Tu2.1, whole genome shotgun sequence genome encodes:
- the LOC125518693 gene encoding uncharacterized protein LOC125518693, whose product MFFFFVGGVEQGAGRVLKEAAGRCVRCGGAADLVETEKVLKLFFVPAWRWPGKDPAYLCRDCGLLAPGSHGAGGGELLPRAGAGQCGACSRAVDPQFRFCPFCGSAL is encoded by the coding sequence ATGTTCTTCTTCTTCGTAGGCGGCGTGGAGCAGGGCGCGGGGCGGGTGCTCAAGGAGGCGGCCGGGCGGTGCGTGCGCTGCGGCGGCGCGGCCGACCTGGTGGAGACCGAGAAGGTGCTCAAGCTCTTCTTCGTCCCCGCGTGGCGGTGGCCGGGCAAGGACCCCGCCTACCTCTGCCGCGACTGCGGCCTCCTCGCGCCGGGGTCCCAcggcgccggcggcggggagctccTCCCCCGCGCGGGGGCGGGGCAGTGCGGCGCGTGCAGCCGCGCCGTCGACCCGCAGTTCCGCTTCTGCCCCTTCTGCGGCTCCGCGCTGTGA